In one window of Caballeronia sp. TF1N1 DNA:
- the nusA gene encoding transcription termination factor NusA, protein MSREVLMLADALAREKNVNKDVVYAALEAALASATKKLFEEDVDIRVAIDRESGEHETFRRWRVVPDEAGLQEPDQEILLFEAKEQQPDAQVDDFIEEPIPSIEFGRIGAQAAKQVILQKVRDAEREQILNDFLERGEKIMTGSVKRLDKGNFIVESGRVEALLRRDQLIPKENLRVGDRVRAYIAKVDRTARGPQIELSRTAPEFLMKLFELEVPEIEQGLLEIKAAARDPGVRAKIGVIAYDKRIDPIGTCVGIRGSRVQAVRNELGGENVDIVLWSEDPAQFVIGALAPAAVQSIVVDEEKHSMDVVVDENELAVAIGRSGQNVRLASELTGWQINIMTPDESALKQNEERGKLRDLFMARLDVDEEVADILIDEGFTSLEEIAYVPLNEMLEIEAFDEDTVHELRNRSRDALLTMAIANEEKVEGVALDLKSLEGMDNELLAKLAEHQIQTRDELAELAVDELVEMTGVEEDAAKALIMKAREHWFQ, encoded by the coding sequence ATGAGTCGCGAAGTTTTGATGCTGGCGGATGCGCTGGCGCGCGAAAAGAACGTCAACAAGGACGTGGTGTATGCAGCCCTGGAGGCTGCGCTTGCATCGGCAACGAAAAAGCTGTTCGAGGAAGACGTCGACATTCGCGTGGCGATCGACCGTGAAAGCGGCGAGCACGAAACCTTCCGCCGCTGGCGCGTGGTGCCGGACGAGGCCGGCCTGCAAGAGCCGGATCAGGAAATTCTGCTGTTCGAAGCGAAGGAGCAACAGCCCGACGCGCAGGTGGACGACTTCATCGAAGAACCGATTCCGTCCATCGAATTCGGCCGTATCGGCGCCCAGGCAGCGAAGCAAGTCATCCTGCAGAAAGTGCGCGATGCCGAGCGCGAGCAAATCTTGAACGACTTCCTCGAGCGCGGCGAAAAGATCATGACCGGCTCGGTCAAGCGTCTGGACAAGGGTAATTTCATCGTCGAATCCGGTCGCGTGGAAGCGCTGCTGCGCCGCGACCAGTTGATTCCGAAGGAAAACCTGCGGGTGGGCGACCGTGTGCGCGCGTACATCGCCAAGGTCGACCGCACGGCGCGCGGCCCGCAAATCGAGCTTTCGCGCACCGCGCCCGAGTTTCTGATGAAACTGTTCGAGCTGGAAGTGCCGGAAATCGAGCAAGGCCTGCTGGAGATCAAGGCGGCCGCGCGCGATCCTGGCGTGCGTGCGAAAATCGGGGTGATCGCCTATGACAAGCGTATCGACCCGATCGGCACTTGCGTCGGCATCCGCGGTTCGCGCGTGCAGGCCGTACGCAACGAGCTTGGTGGCGAGAACGTGGACATCGTGCTATGGTCGGAAGACCCCGCCCAGTTCGTGATCGGCGCTCTCGCGCCGGCAGCCGTCCAGTCGATTGTCGTGGATGAAGAAAAGCATTCGATGGACGTCGTCGTAGACGAAAACGAACTCGCGGTTGCCATCGGCCGAAGCGGCCAGAACGTTCGACTCGCCAGCGAGCTCACCGGCTGGCAGATCAACATCATGACGCCGGACGAATCGGCGCTGAAGCAGAACGAAGAACGTGGCAAGTTGCGCGATCTGTTCATGGCGCGTCTGGATGTGGACGAGGAAGTCGCCGACATCCTGATCGACGAAGGCTTTACGAGCCTCGAAGAGATCGCGTACGTGCCGCTCAACGAAATGCTCGAGATCGAAGCCTTCGACGAAGACACGGTGCACGAACTGCGTAACCGTTCGCGCGACGCGTTGCTGACCATGGCGATCGCCAACGAAGAGAAGGTCGAAGGCGTCGCGCTCGATCTGAAGAGTCTCGAAGGAATGGACAACGAGCTTCTCGCGAAGCTCGCTGAACACCAGATCCAGACCCGCGACGAACTCGCGGAGCTGGCTGTGGATGAACTGGTCGAAATGACCGGTGTGGAAGAGGATGCCGCTAAGGCGTTGATCATGAAAGCACGTGAACACTGGTTCCAGTGA
- the rimP gene encoding ribosome maturation factor RimP codes for MQLTELIETTVSGLGYELVDLERSGGGMLRIYIDHPGGIAIEDCEKVTRQLQYVLEVENIDYDRLEVSSPGLDRPLKKLADFERFAGSEVVITLKKPLDGRKSYRGILHAPDGDTIGLELEGKDGAAMLDFTLADLDKARLVPKVDFRSRKQ; via the coding sequence GTGCAACTGACGGAACTGATTGAAACCACGGTCTCGGGCTTAGGCTACGAGCTTGTCGATCTCGAGCGTTCGGGAGGCGGCATGCTGCGTATATATATCGACCATCCGGGCGGTATCGCCATCGAGGACTGCGAGAAAGTCACACGCCAGCTCCAGTATGTGCTCGAAGTCGAGAATATCGATTACGACCGGCTCGAAGTCTCGTCGCCGGGTCTCGACCGTCCGCTCAAGAAGCTGGCGGATTTCGAACGCTTCGCGGGGAGCGAAGTCGTCATCACATTGAAAAAGCCGTTGGACGGGCGCAAGTCGTACCGTGGCATTTTGCATGCCCCCGACGGCGACACGATCGGTTTGGAATTGGAAGGGAAGGACGGCGCCGCGATGCTCGATTTCACGCTCGCGGACCTCGACAAAGCACGTCTCGTCCCCAAAGTTGACTTTAGGAGCCGCAAACAATGA
- a CDS encoding pseudouridine synthase: MTHSHDSDSPDSARPVHAADAHEPADAGERTRSDENGEGDDRPRRGLRRGPRSLIARRRAVAKTKGAEGAPGSPDTATEAAPDGVVAEPVAKPRTEAGNRAPRANAAKGGRRNPRRELAEAGASEPVDAIEAPVAADAAPQAAPREGGRRKNPQQARGKRAEAAPATGERAAAANVDDVFAYVTSPAFDADNGVSGVRAPMLRRGRNAPQQKRVLEPDDDAPKLHKVLADAGMGSRRDMEELIIAGRVSVNGEPAHIGQRIMPTDQVRINGKPLKRKLASKPPRVLLYHKPTGEIVSHADSEGRASVFDKLPSMKTAKWLAVGRLDFNTEGLLLLTTSGDLANRFMHPRYSVEREYAVRVVGQLSEGMKQKLLKGVELDDGPANFLRIQDGGGEGTNHWYHVALAEGRNREVRRMFEAAGLMVSRLIRTRHGPIALPRGLKRGRWEELEDNQVRSLLAAVGLKLPTEEKGGRSSAPRVQPDPMQTSMGIITREPVLMSHARIAQSQTPGRNGGGRRGAAGGMSGGFGMGGAGAGFGGGPGNRSGNGTGRRNGAEPNGNRAGGGEANGNRAPGGRGGPRGARPQSGAPGAAGPAKRAANGNGPRGNRPGGQQNAGQGKPGGPARGGPRNRTRGR, encoded by the coding sequence TTGACACATTCCCACGACAGCGATTCGCCTGATTCCGCGCGCCCCGTGCACGCCGCGGACGCCCATGAACCGGCCGACGCCGGCGAACGCACGCGCAGCGACGAGAATGGCGAAGGCGACGATCGTCCGCGCCGCGGCCTGCGCCGCGGGCCACGCAGTCTGATCGCGCGGCGCCGCGCTGTCGCCAAGACCAAGGGCGCCGAAGGCGCGCCGGGTTCACCCGACACCGCGACCGAGGCAGCGCCGGATGGCGTCGTCGCGGAACCGGTCGCAAAGCCGCGCACGGAAGCGGGCAACCGCGCGCCGCGCGCCAACGCGGCAAAGGGCGGCCGCAGGAATCCGCGCCGTGAATTGGCGGAAGCCGGTGCAAGCGAACCGGTCGATGCAATCGAGGCGCCCGTCGCCGCCGATGCCGCGCCTCAAGCCGCGCCGCGCGAAGGCGGCCGGCGCAAGAATCCGCAGCAAGCGCGCGGCAAGCGTGCCGAAGCCGCACCGGCAACGGGCGAACGCGCCGCAGCCGCCAATGTCGACGACGTTTTCGCCTACGTCACGTCCCCCGCCTTCGATGCCGACAACGGCGTAAGCGGCGTGCGCGCGCCGATGCTCCGCCGTGGCCGCAACGCGCCCCAGCAAAAGCGCGTGCTCGAACCGGACGACGACGCGCCCAAGCTGCACAAGGTTCTTGCAGATGCCGGCATGGGTTCGCGGCGCGACATGGAAGAATTGATCATCGCGGGCCGTGTATCGGTGAACGGCGAGCCGGCGCATATCGGCCAGCGCATCATGCCGACCGATCAGGTGCGTATCAACGGCAAGCCGCTCAAGCGCAAGCTGGCGAGCAAACCGCCGCGCGTCTTGCTCTATCACAAGCCGACAGGCGAAATCGTCAGTCACGCCGACTCGGAAGGCCGAGCGTCCGTGTTCGACAAGCTGCCGTCGATGAAAACCGCCAAGTGGCTCGCGGTCGGCCGCCTCGACTTCAATACCGAAGGCTTGCTGCTGCTCACGACCTCGGGCGATCTGGCGAACCGCTTCATGCATCCGCGCTATAGCGTCGAGCGCGAGTACGCGGTGCGCGTGGTCGGCCAGTTGTCGGAAGGGATGAAGCAGAAGCTTTTGAAGGGCGTCGAACTCGACGACGGTCCCGCGAACTTCCTGCGCATTCAAGATGGTGGCGGCGAAGGCACGAATCACTGGTATCACGTCGCGCTGGCTGAAGGCCGCAATCGCGAAGTGCGCCGCATGTTCGAAGCCGCGGGCTTGATGGTCAGCCGCCTGATCCGCACGCGTCACGGTCCGATCGCGTTGCCGCGCGGTCTCAAGCGTGGCCGCTGGGAAGAGCTCGAAGATAACCAGGTGCGCAGCCTGCTCGCGGCGGTGGGTCTCAAGCTGCCGACCGAAGAAAAGGGTGGCCGTAGTTCCGCACCGCGCGTGCAGCCCGATCCGATGCAGACGTCGATGGGCATCATCACGCGTGAGCCGGTGCTGATGTCGCATGCGCGCATCGCGCAGTCGCAAACGCCGGGACGCAACGGCGGCGGTCGGCGCGGCGCGGCAGGCGGCATGTCGGGCGGCTTCGGCATGGGCGGCGCGGGTGCTGGTTTCGGCGGCGGCCCGGGCAACCGGAGCGGCAATGGCACAGGCCGACGCAACGGCGCCGAGCCGAATGGCAACCGCGCGGGCGGCGGCGAGGCTAACGGCAATCGCGCACCGGGCGGCCGTGGCGGTCCTCGCGGCGCGCGTCCTCAAAGTGGTGCGCCGGGCGCGGCGGGTCCGGCCAAGCGAGCCGCGAATGGCAACGGTCCGCGCGGCAATCGTCCGGGCGGCCAGCAAAACGCGGGACAAGGCAAGCCAGGCGGTCCGGCGCGCGGCGGTCCGCGAAATCGGACGCGCGGGCGCTAG
- the scpB gene encoding SMC-Scp complex subunit ScpB: protein MNTQEAKIVLETALICAQEPLRLSELRKLFADDVSADTLRTLLEGLQADWSGRGVELVALATGWRFQSKPAMRTYLDRLHPEKPPKYSRAVLETLAIIAYRQPVTRGDIEEIRGVTVNTQVVKQLEDRSWIEVIGHRDVPGRPALYATTKQFLDDLGLTALDELPALDNPSAQLEASLLSQHSIDFPDRVAGDTPPTASIADESTAAGEHPASAPVNPNEVSESVIALTERVQPADVTAAQPEATPESADASDSRDAGPDAAIHAQPLRAAPELHAHPDGTQAHEVDDSAVPAPPDGAQDGHERDTRALNDFASDDDDSEEPTARRA from the coding sequence ATGAATACTCAAGAGGCGAAGATCGTCCTCGAGACTGCATTGATTTGCGCGCAGGAACCGCTGCGACTGAGTGAATTGCGTAAGCTGTTCGCCGACGACGTATCGGCGGATACCCTTCGCACGCTGCTCGAAGGCCTTCAGGCCGACTGGTCGGGCCGCGGCGTCGAATTGGTCGCGCTCGCAACGGGCTGGCGCTTTCAAAGCAAGCCGGCGATGCGGACTTATCTCGACCGCTTGCATCCGGAAAAGCCGCCGAAGTATTCGCGCGCCGTGCTTGAAACGCTTGCGATCATTGCTTACCGGCAGCCAGTAACGCGTGGCGATATCGAAGAGATTCGCGGCGTGACCGTCAACACGCAAGTGGTAAAGCAGCTTGAGGATCGGAGCTGGATCGAAGTGATCGGCCATCGCGACGTGCCCGGACGTCCGGCGCTCTACGCCACGACGAAGCAGTTTCTGGATGACCTCGGGCTGACCGCGCTCGATGAATTGCCCGCGCTGGATAATCCGTCGGCGCAACTGGAAGCGTCGTTGTTGTCGCAGCATTCGATCGACTTTCCGGATCGCGTTGCCGGCGATACACCGCCCACAGCCAGCATTGCGGATGAATCGACTGCCGCCGGGGAACATCCCGCAAGTGCGCCAGTCAACCCGAATGAAGTGTCCGAGTCCGTCATCGCGCTCACCGAGCGGGTGCAGCCCGCGGACGTAACCGCGGCACAGCCTGAAGCAACACCCGAAAGCGCCGACGCGAGTGACTCCCGCGATGCCGGTCCGGACGCCGCAATTCACGCGCAGCCACTGAGAGCCGCGCCTGAACTGCACGCGCATCCCGACGGCACGCAAGCGCACGAAGTCGACGATTCAGCCGTTCCCGCTCCGCCCGATGGCGCGCAAGACGGCCATGAACGGGACACGCGCGCATTGAACGACTTCGCTTCGGATGACGACGACTCCGAAGAACCTACGGCGCGCCGCGCCTGA
- a CDS encoding pyridoxal phosphate-dependent aminotransferase, with amino-acid sequence MSESEGAVSAELSELTGARESGAPHAPNARDAVRALRPSQIREVANAGFGVPDVLPFWFGESDRVTPPFIRDAASRALADGATFYTHNLGVASLREALARYVTALHGDTSAAHVAVTSAGVNALMLAAQLVVGAGDRVVAVTPLWPNLVEIPKILGASVETVSLGYGENGWTLDLDRLLAALTPSTRMLMINSPNNPTGWTMTRDQQRTVLEHCRRHGIWIVADEVYERLYYGGNGKVAPSFLDLASRDERVIAVNSFSKAWLMTGWRLGWIVAPERLMDDLGKLVEYNTSCAPSFVQQAGIVAVEEGERFTQSLVADLHASRDHLVKALQTIDGVDVRAPDGAMYLFFSLPGASRSLELCKSLVRDAGLGLAPGSAFGEEGEGFVRWCYACDPARLDKGVERLRVFLSTRV; translated from the coding sequence ATGAGTGAATCGGAAGGCGCGGTGAGCGCAGAACTGAGCGAATTGACGGGCGCGCGCGAAAGCGGTGCGCCTCATGCGCCCAACGCACGCGATGCCGTGCGGGCGTTGCGTCCGTCGCAAATTCGCGAAGTGGCGAATGCCGGTTTCGGCGTGCCGGACGTGCTGCCGTTCTGGTTCGGCGAATCGGATCGCGTGACGCCGCCGTTCATTCGCGATGCCGCGAGTCGCGCACTCGCCGATGGCGCAACGTTCTACACGCATAATCTGGGCGTCGCGTCTTTGCGCGAGGCGCTCGCGCGCTACGTCACGGCCTTGCATGGCGATACGTCGGCCGCGCACGTCGCGGTGACGAGCGCCGGCGTGAACGCGCTGATGCTGGCGGCGCAACTCGTCGTCGGCGCGGGCGATCGCGTGGTCGCGGTGACGCCGTTGTGGCCGAATCTCGTCGAGATTCCGAAGATTCTCGGCGCGAGCGTCGAAACGGTTTCGCTCGGTTACGGCGAAAACGGCTGGACGCTCGATCTCGACCGGCTGCTCGCCGCGCTCACGCCGTCGACGCGCATGCTGATGATCAACTCGCCGAACAACCCGACCGGCTGGACGATGACGCGCGATCAGCAGCGCACCGTTCTCGAGCATTGCCGCCGCCACGGCATCTGGATCGTCGCGGATGAAGTCTACGAGCGCCTGTATTACGGCGGAAACGGCAAGGTTGCGCCGTCGTTCCTCGACCTCGCATCGCGCGATGAACGCGTGATCGCCGTGAATTCGTTTTCGAAGGCCTGGCTCATGACGGGCTGGCGGCTCGGCTGGATCGTCGCGCCGGAGCGTCTCATGGACGACCTCGGCAAGCTCGTGGAATACAACACGTCGTGTGCGCCGTCGTTCGTGCAGCAGGCGGGCATCGTCGCAGTCGAGGAGGGCGAGCGTTTCACGCAATCGCTCGTCGCGGACCTGCACGCGAGCCGCGATCATCTGGTCAAGGCGCTGCAGACCATCGACGGCGTCGACGTGCGCGCGCCGGACGGTGCGATGTACCTGTTCTTCTCGCTGCCCGGCGCGTCGCGCAGTCTCGAGCTTTGCAAGTCGCTGGTGCGCGACGCCGGTCTCGGGCTTGCGCCCGGCAGCGCGTTCGGTGAAGAGGGCGAAGGCTTCGTGCGCTGGTGCTACGCGTGCGATCCCGCGCGGCTCGACAAGGGCGTCGAGCGTTTGCGCGTCTTTCTTTCGACGCGCGTCTAA
- a CDS encoding LysR family transcriptional regulator: MNVTLRQLRVFIEVSRLRSFSRAGDEIGLTQSAVSRCVRELEGEIGLKLIDRTTREVQLTDVGVNLVGTVSRLIADLDSALHEVRELGQQKRGRVIVAASPTVACRLMPRVIASCLREFPLVTLILRDDVQSDVLRQVKSGEADFGVVIGPLADDALHGQPVMTDSFCLVARRDHPLAHESGAPWEALAGERLVMLDQASGSRPIIDAVMQRHGVQAQVVQELGHPATVFGLVEAGVGVSVLPWLALPLPADSSLIALPLEPRAERTVELVRRRDRSLSPAAESVWSLIAALPPRAEQLT; the protein is encoded by the coding sequence CTGAACGTGACGCTGCGCCAGTTGCGCGTCTTTATCGAGGTGTCGCGGTTGCGTAGTTTCAGCCGCGCGGGCGATGAAATCGGCCTGACGCAGTCGGCGGTCAGCCGATGCGTGCGCGAGCTGGAAGGGGAAATCGGGCTGAAGCTCATCGACCGGACGACGCGCGAAGTGCAGTTGACGGATGTCGGCGTCAATCTCGTCGGCACGGTGTCCCGCCTGATTGCCGACCTCGACTCCGCGCTCCACGAAGTGCGCGAATTGGGGCAACAAAAGCGCGGCCGGGTGATCGTCGCGGCGAGCCCGACAGTCGCGTGCCGGCTGATGCCGCGCGTGATTGCGTCGTGTCTGCGAGAATTTCCGCTCGTCACATTGATTCTGCGAGACGATGTCCAATCCGACGTGCTCCGCCAGGTCAAGTCGGGCGAAGCGGATTTCGGCGTCGTGATCGGGCCTTTGGCCGACGACGCCCTTCACGGCCAGCCCGTGATGACCGATTCGTTTTGTCTCGTCGCACGCCGCGATCACCCGCTCGCGCACGAGTCTGGGGCGCCATGGGAAGCGCTCGCGGGAGAGCGGCTCGTGATGCTCGATCAGGCTTCGGGAAGCCGGCCAATCATCGATGCCGTCATGCAGCGGCACGGCGTTCAGGCGCAGGTGGTGCAGGAGCTCGGCCATCCAGCGACGGTGTTCGGACTGGTCGAGGCGGGTGTCGGCGTGAGCGTGTTGCCCTGGCTCGCGCTGCCTTTGCCTGCGGATTCCTCGCTGATCGCGCTGCCGCTGGAACCGCGCGCCGAGCGCACCGTGGAACTCGTACGAAGGCGCGACCGCTCGCTGTCTCCGGCGGCGGAGTCGGTCTGGTCGCTGATCGCCGCGCTGCCTCCGCGCGCCGAGCAACTGACCTGA
- a CDS encoding transposase, whose protein sequence is MVLFDDLRDNEWALVEALFCSEPARSERRGRPRVEARSVVNAVLWVLSTGEGWSKLPGRYPSPPTCRRRFDEWQADGTLAEIVKRLSSNGREVSLRGRIGSSAAKPPAPPSRDRLRGAFWTNPESWRAPAKMA, encoded by the coding sequence ATGGTGCTGTTCGACGATTTGAGAGATAACGAGTGGGCGCTGGTTGAGGCTTTGTTCTGTTCCGAGCCGGCGCGTAGTGAGCGGCGCGGCCGTCCGCGCGTCGAAGCGCGTTCGGTGGTCAACGCCGTGCTGTGGGTGCTCTCGACGGGTGAAGGCTGGTCGAAGCTGCCCGGGCGTTATCCTTCGCCCCCTACTTGCCGCCGCCGTTTCGACGAATGGCAGGCGGACGGCACGCTTGCCGAAATCGTGAAGCGTTTGTCGAGCAATGGCCGCGAGGTCTCGCTGCGCGGACGCATTGGTTCGAGCGCGGCCAAGCCGCCCGCGCCGCCGAGCCGCGATCGCCTGCGCGGTGCATTCTGGACCAACCCGGAATCGTGGCGCGCCCCGGCCAAGATGGCCTGA